The Desmonostoc muscorum LEGE 12446 genome includes a region encoding these proteins:
- a CDS encoding DUF433 domain-containing protein — protein sequence MTIAPNITKQYIEQRGEGYWLEGTRISLDSVVYAFLNGESPESIAQNFPLLSLEQVYGAITFYFANRKLIDGYLKAGEQEFEKLQESFRENNPLLYQKLKAAPF from the coding sequence ATGACAATAGCACCGAACATCACAAAGCAATATATCGAACAACGAGGTGAAGGCTATTGGCTCGAAGGTACACGCATTTCTCTCGATTCAGTCGTATATGCTTTCTTAAATGGAGAATCTCCAGAAAGTATTGCTCAAAACTTTCCATTACTCTCACTAGAACAGGTTTATGGTGCTATTACCTTTTATTTTGCCAACCGAAAGCTAATTGATGGTTATTTAAAAGCAGGTGAGCAAGAGTTTGAGAAATTGCAAGAATCTTTTCGAGAGAACAATCCGCTTCTGTATCAGAAATTAAAAGCTGCCCCATTCTGA
- a CDS encoding malic enzyme-like NAD(P)-binding protein, translated as MANLTPNSSFSLTLRLQIPNRVGMLASVTQAIATTGGNLGQIDLIEQTRKESTRDITVDAASTEHAETIVQAVKALPDIKLLSVYDRTFNLHRGGKISIASRIPLKSVSDLAMAYTPGVGRICTAIAQDPEEVYKLTIKQNTVAIVTDGSAVLGLGNLGPAAALPVMEGKAMLFKEFAGLDAFPICLATQNTDEIIQTVKNIAPVFGGVNLEDIAAPRCFEIEQRLRQELDIPVFHDDQHGTAIVTLAALFNALKLVHKALGEIRIVINGAGAAGVAIARLLRKAGAEKIWMCDSKGIISTSRTDLTEEKLEFAVKAQGTLAGAMQGADVFIGVSAPGVLTPEMVQSMAKDPIVFAMANPIPEIQPELIHQSVAVIATGRSDYPNQINNVLAFPGVFRGALDCRAQAITTTMYLEAASAIASLVNPSDLSREHIIPSVFDQRVVTAVAAAVQRAARQEGIARN; from the coding sequence ATGGCAAACCTAACTCCTAATTCTAGTTTTAGTTTGACGCTACGCTTGCAGATTCCCAATCGCGTGGGGATGTTGGCGTCGGTAACCCAAGCGATCGCCACTACGGGCGGTAATCTCGGTCAAATTGATTTAATCGAGCAAACCCGCAAAGAGTCTACCCGCGATATTACCGTTGATGCTGCTAGTACCGAACACGCTGAGACGATTGTGCAAGCAGTCAAAGCCCTGCCAGATATTAAGTTACTCAGTGTCTACGATCGCACCTTCAATTTACATCGCGGTGGCAAAATCAGCATTGCTAGCCGAATTCCCTTAAAAAGCGTGTCCGATTTAGCAATGGCCTACACGCCAGGAGTCGGCAGAATTTGTACTGCGATCGCCCAAGACCCAGAGGAAGTTTACAAATTAACCATTAAACAAAATACTGTTGCTATTGTTACAGATGGTAGTGCAGTTTTAGGTTTAGGAAATCTCGGCCCCGCTGCTGCACTGCCAGTTATGGAAGGCAAAGCGATGCTATTCAAGGAATTTGCCGGGTTGGATGCTTTTCCCATCTGCCTTGCTACCCAAAATACAGATGAGATTATTCAGACAGTCAAGAATATTGCTCCGGTGTTTGGTGGTGTGAATTTAGAAGATATTGCTGCACCACGTTGTTTTGAAATTGAACAGAGATTGCGACAGGAATTAGATATTCCGGTTTTTCATGATGACCAACACGGTACCGCAATTGTCACCTTAGCAGCCTTGTTTAATGCCTTGAAGTTGGTACACAAAGCACTCGGCGAAATCCGCATCGTGATTAACGGTGCAGGGGCAGCTGGAGTAGCCATCGCCCGCTTACTGAGGAAAGCTGGGGCAGAAAAAATCTGGATGTGCGACTCTAAAGGAATTATCTCCACCAGTCGTACAGACCTCACAGAAGAAAAACTCGAATTTGCCGTGAAAGCTCAAGGTACCCTAGCAGGTGCTATGCAAGGCGCAGACGTATTTATTGGAGTCAGCGCACCAGGAGTTTTGACACCGGAAATGGTGCAATCTATGGCCAAAGACCCAATTGTATTTGCAATGGCAAATCCCATTCCCGAAATTCAGCCAGAATTAATTCACCAAAGTGTTGCTGTCATCGCCACCGGTCGCAGTGATTACCCGAACCAAATCAATAACGTTTTAGCTTTTCCGGGAGTATTCCGTGGTGCCTTAGATTGTCGGGCACAGGCAATTACCACCACAATGTATCTAGAAGCCGCAAGTGCGATCGCTTCTTTGGTCAATCCTTCAGACTTGAGTCGGGAACACATTATTCCTTCAGTCTTTGATCAGCGCGTCGTCACTGCGGTTGCTGCTGCTGTGCAACGCGCCGCACGTCAAGAAGGTATTGCTCGGAATTGA
- a CDS encoding DUF4360 domain-containing protein, whose amino-acid sequence MNNQNSPQTPMRFAQAFLAAVTLMTASIGPVFASDKVEILGADYGGNGCPGGSASVSVSPDGQELSILFDKFMALGNNAAERRKSCNLSIPIKVPQGFQISLYDADYRGYVAPSTIGRFRAEYFFAGQRGPVFSRTFRGESDYNVRHKLVTVADVWSSCGDSVNMRVNAAMTASGQGMATVDSFDLAHRGLVYHIKYRQCR is encoded by the coding sequence ATGAATAATCAAAATTCCCCGCAAACACCTATGAGGTTTGCACAAGCTTTTTTGGCTGCGGTTACATTAATGACTGCTTCTATTGGACCTGTCTTTGCTAGCGACAAAGTGGAAATTTTAGGTGCAGATTACGGTGGTAATGGTTGCCCTGGAGGATCTGCTAGTGTGAGTGTCAGCCCTGACGGTCAAGAGCTAAGTATTCTATTTGATAAGTTTATGGCTCTAGGAAATAATGCAGCAGAAAGACGCAAAAGCTGTAACTTGAGCATTCCAATTAAAGTACCTCAAGGCTTTCAAATTTCGCTCTACGATGCTGATTATCGGGGGTATGTTGCTCCCTCCACAATTGGCAGATTCAGAGCAGAATACTTTTTTGCTGGTCAGCGTGGCCCTGTTTTTTCTCGGACATTTAGAGGCGAAAGTGACTACAACGTTCGGCATAAATTAGTGACTGTGGCTGATGTCTGGTCAAGTTGTGGTGATAGTGTAAATATGCGGGTGAATGCTGCGATGACCGCCAGTGGTCAAGGGATGGCGACTGTTGACTCCTTTGACCTTGCCCACCGTGGTTTGGTTTATCACATCAAATATCGCCAGTGTCGGTAG